The proteins below are encoded in one region of Bacteroides uniformis:
- a CDS encoding DUF3836 domain-containing protein: MKAKVSLKTVIVSALLLVCGLNASADNKSNLIYNSEEVNGMKVAETVYKMDGNTLANYMKYNYKYDDQNRMTESEALKWNSTKNTWGKDMCIRYAYQGKTMTTTYYKWNNKKGEYILVPEMTVIMDNPNM; this comes from the coding sequence ATGAAAGCAAAAGTATCTTTAAAAACAGTGATTGTTTCAGCACTTCTCTTAGTTTGCGGATTAAATGCCTCAGCCGACAATAAGAGCAACCTCATTTACAATTCGGAAGAAGTAAATGGCATGAAGGTGGCAGAGACCGTATACAAGATGGACGGAAACACGCTTGCCAACTATATGAAGTACAATTATAAGTACGACGACCAGAACCGCATGACGGAAAGCGAAGCCCTGAAATGGAACAGCACCAAGAATACATGGGGCAAGGACATGTGCATCCGCTATGCATACCAAGGCAAGACGATGACTACCACATACTACAAATGGAACAACAAGAAAGGCGAATACATACTGGTTCCCGAGATGACAGTAATCATGGACAACCCTAACATGTAA
- the polA gene encoding DNA polymerase I, with protein MNSIDKLFLLDAYALIYRAYYAFIKNPRINSKGFNTSAILGFVNTLEEVLKKENPTHIGVAFDPSGPTFRHEAYEQYKAQREETPEAIRLSVPIIKDIIRAYRIPILEVSGYEADDVIGTLATEAGRQGITTYMMTPDKDYGQLVSDRVFMYRPKHTGGFEVMGTEEVKTKFNIQTTEQVIDMLGLMGDASDNIPGCPGVGEKTAQKLIAEFGSIENLLEHTDQLKGALKTKVETNREMITFSKFLATIKTDVPIQLDMDSLVREEPNEEELRKIFEELEFRTLIDRVLKKGSGNSSSPTPTSPVPDLFAGTLFAQPQTSTPENSAPIQGDLFANFAGEGTGVSENSNLTRLEMLDIDYQLIDTEDKRAEIIQKLLTSEILSIDTETTGTEPMDAELVGMSFSDAENRAYYVPVPAEREEVLKIVNEFRPLFENEKSMKVGQNIKYDMIILQNYGVQVKGKLFDTMLAHYVLQPELRHNMDYLAEIYLHYQTIHIDELIGARGKNQKNMRDLPPEDVYRYACEDADVTLKLKNVLEKELKEQGAEHLFYEIEMPLVPVLVNIESNGVLLDTEALKQSSQHFTVRLQEIEKEIYEMAGETFNISSAKQVGEVLFDKLKIVEKAKKTKTGQYVTSEEVLQSYRSKHDIIGKILEYRGLKKLLSTYIDALPQLINPRTGRIHTSFNQAVTATGRLSSSNPNLQNIPIRDEDGKEIRKAFIPDTGCEFFSADYSQIELRIMAHLSEDKNMIDAFLSGHDIHAATAAKIYKIDINDVTADMRRKAKTANFGIIYGISVFGLAERMGVSRQEAKELIDGYFETYPQVKEYMDKSIQVARENGYVETIFHRKRFLPDINSRNGVVRGYAERNAINAPIQGSAADIIKVAMAHIYQRFQAYNLKAKMILQVHDELNFSVPEAEKELVQKIVIEEMEQAYRMYVPLKADCGWGNNWLQAH; from the coding sequence ATGAATTCAATCGATAAACTGTTTTTGCTCGATGCCTATGCACTGATATATCGAGCCTATTACGCGTTCATCAAGAACCCGAGAATCAATTCAAAAGGATTCAACACTTCGGCCATTCTGGGCTTTGTAAACACCCTGGAAGAAGTGCTCAAAAAAGAGAATCCCACACACATAGGAGTAGCCTTCGACCCGTCGGGCCCCACCTTCCGCCACGAGGCCTACGAGCAATACAAGGCACAGCGCGAGGAGACACCCGAGGCCATCCGCCTTTCCGTACCTATTATAAAGGACATCATCCGCGCCTACCGCATTCCCATCCTCGAAGTATCCGGCTACGAAGCCGACGACGTGATAGGCACGCTCGCCACCGAAGCCGGACGGCAGGGCATCACCACCTATATGATGACTCCCGACAAGGACTACGGGCAACTGGTATCGGACCGCGTCTTCATGTACCGCCCCAAGCACACCGGCGGATTCGAAGTGATGGGTACCGAAGAAGTAAAAACCAAGTTCAACATACAGACCACCGAGCAGGTCATCGACATGCTGGGACTGATGGGTGATGCTTCCGACAACATCCCCGGCTGTCCGGGTGTGGGCGAGAAAACCGCACAGAAACTGATTGCCGAATTCGGCAGCATCGAAAATCTGCTGGAGCATACCGACCAGCTGAAAGGCGCACTGAAAACGAAAGTGGAGACCAACCGCGAGATGATTACCTTCTCCAAATTCCTTGCCACCATCAAAACAGATGTTCCCATTCAGCTCGACATGGATTCGCTCGTCCGCGAAGAACCGAACGAAGAAGAACTCCGCAAGATTTTCGAGGAGTTGGAATTCCGCACACTCATCGACCGGGTACTCAAAAAGGGAAGCGGCAATTCGTCCTCCCCTACTCCAACCTCTCCGGTACCCGACCTCTTTGCCGGGACTCTGTTTGCCCAGCCGCAAACCTCCACTCCCGAAAACAGCGCCCCGATTCAAGGCGATTTGTTTGCAAATTTTGCGGGCGAGGGGACGGGCGTTTCTGAAAATTCAAACCTGACGCGGTTAGAAATGCTCGATATAGACTACCAACTCATTGATACAGAAGATAAAAGAGCAGAAATTATTCAAAAGTTACTTACAAGCGAAATTCTCTCAATAGATACCGAGACTACCGGAACCGAGCCAATGGACGCCGAACTTGTAGGAATGAGCTTCAGTGATGCCGAAAACCGTGCATACTACGTACCCGTTCCCGCCGAACGAGAGGAAGTCTTAAAAATTGTAAACGAGTTCCGTCCCCTCTTCGAAAACGAGAAATCCATGAAGGTGGGACAAAATATCAAGTACGATATGATTATCCTCCAAAATTACGGCGTCCAGGTGAAAGGCAAACTTTTCGACACCATGCTTGCCCACTACGTGCTTCAACCCGAACTGCGACACAACATGGACTATCTGGCGGAAATCTACCTGCACTACCAGACCATCCACATCGATGAGCTAATTGGAGCGCGAGGCAAAAACCAAAAGAACATGCGCGACCTTCCACCCGAAGATGTCTACCGTTATGCCTGCGAGGATGCGGACGTCACCCTCAAACTGAAAAACGTGCTGGAAAAGGAACTGAAGGAGCAAGGTGCCGAACATCTGTTCTACGAAATAGAGATGCCGCTCGTCCCCGTACTTGTTAATATAGAGAGCAACGGAGTGCTGCTCGACACGGAAGCCTTGAAGCAATCGTCCCAACACTTCACCGTCCGTCTGCAGGAGATTGAGAAGGAAATCTACGAGATGGCTGGCGAGACATTCAATATCAGCTCCGCCAAGCAGGTAGGCGAAGTGCTGTTCGACAAGCTGAAAATCGTGGAGAAAGCGAAAAAGACCAAGACCGGACAATACGTCACCTCCGAAGAGGTGCTGCAAAGCTACCGCAGCAAGCACGACATCATCGGGAAGATACTGGAATACCGCGGACTGAAGAAACTGCTGAGCACCTATATAGATGCCCTGCCCCAGCTCATCAACCCACGTACGGGCCGCATACACACCTCCTTCAACCAGGCGGTGACCGCTACCGGACGCCTCAGCTCCAGCAATCCCAACCTGCAGAACATCCCCATCCGCGACGAAGACGGAAAGGAAATCCGCAAGGCGTTCATCCCCGACACCGGCTGCGAGTTCTTCTCTGCCGACTACTCGCAGATAGAGCTGCGCATCATGGCACACCTCAGCGAAGATAAGAACATGATAGACGCCTTCCTCAGCGGACACGACATCCACGCCGCCACCGCTGCCAAGATATATAAGATAGATATAAACGACGTAACCGCCGACATGCGCCGCAAGGCAAAAACGGCAAACTTCGGCATCATCTACGGCATCTCCGTCTTCGGGCTTGCCGAACGCATGGGCGTTTCTCGCCAGGAAGCCAAAGAGCTGATAGACGGCTACTTTGAAACCTACCCACAAGTGAAGGAGTATATGGATAAAAGCATCCAGGTGGCACGCGAGAACGGCTATGTGGAAACCATCTTCCACCGCAAGCGCTTCCTGCCGGACATCAACTCAAGAAACGGGGTGGTACGGGGCTATGCCGAACGGAATGCCATCAACGCTCCCATCCAGGGAAGTGCCGCCGACATCATAAAAGTAGCCATGGCACACATCTATCAGCGCTTCCAAGCTTACAATCTGAAAGCAAAGATGATTTTACAAGTCCATGACGAACTAAATTTCAGCGTTCCAGAGGCAGAAAAAGAGCTTGTACAGAAAATCGTAATCGAAGAGATGGAGCAGGCATATCGCATGTACGTACCCCTGAAAGCCGATTGTGGGTGGGGAAACAACTGGTTGCAGGCACACTAA
- a CDS encoding polyprenyl synthetase family protein translates to MDNSSLIKSPISEELEDFKKLFESTLSSSNLLLNSVIAHIRQKNGKMMRPILVLLAAKLFGKVCPATLHAAVALELLHNASLVHDDVVDESTERRGQLSVNAIFNNKVAVLAGDYLLATALVQVGMTRNHDIIDIVSCLGQDLADGELLQLSNVSNLHFSEEVYFDVIRKKTAVLFAACTKAGALSVGASDEKAESARLFGEYIGLCFQIKDDIFDYSESKEIGKPTGNDMVEGKLTLPALHVLNTVKDKTAEEIAVKIKNGEATPGEIAHLIEFTKQNGGIEYASQVMYDYKEKALSLLASLPDTEVKAALAGYLDYVVEREK, encoded by the coding sequence ATGGACAACTCATCATTGATAAAATCTCCGATTTCTGAGGAATTGGAGGACTTCAAGAAGCTTTTTGAAAGTACTCTCTCCAGTTCCAACCTTTTGCTGAACAGCGTAATTGCGCATATCCGGCAGAAGAACGGGAAGATGATGCGCCCCATTCTGGTGCTTCTGGCTGCGAAGCTTTTTGGCAAGGTATGTCCTGCAACCCTGCATGCTGCGGTTGCGTTGGAACTTCTTCATAATGCCAGCCTTGTGCACGATGATGTAGTGGACGAAAGTACTGAACGCCGTGGACAACTCTCCGTTAATGCCATTTTCAATAATAAAGTAGCCGTACTGGCAGGCGATTATCTGCTTGCAACAGCGTTGGTGCAAGTGGGCATGACCCGTAACCATGACATTATCGACATCGTCTCCTGCCTGGGGCAGGATTTGGCAGATGGTGAACTTCTGCAGCTTTCCAACGTCAGCAATCTCCATTTCTCCGAGGAAGTCTATTTCGACGTTATCCGCAAGAAGACGGCCGTGCTCTTTGCAGCTTGTACGAAGGCGGGCGCTCTCTCGGTGGGAGCCAGCGATGAAAAGGCGGAATCTGCGCGTCTGTTCGGTGAATATATCGGGCTTTGTTTTCAGATAAAGGATGATATTTTCGATTACTCCGAGAGCAAGGAAATAGGCAAACCTACCGGAAATGATATGGTGGAGGGGAAGTTGACTCTACCTGCGCTTCATGTGCTCAATACCGTGAAGGATAAAACAGCGGAAGAAATTGCCGTAAAGATAAAGAATGGGGAGGCAACGCCTGGCGAAATAGCCCATTTAATCGAATTTACCAAGCAGAATGGTGGTATAGAGTATGCTTCGCAAGTGATGTATGACTATAAGGAAAAGGCTCTTTCTTTGCTGGCTTCTTTGCCCGATACGGAGGTAAAAGCAGCGCTAGCCGGGTATCTGGATTATGTGGTAGAGCGGGAAAAATGA